The DNA region ACATTTACTGCATggacaaaacatttttgtgtccacagaagaaagaaatgcatacaggtttgaaactgtCTTTCCTATAGTCACTGTATTATTTGCATATGTAGGATTTTACTTTCTCCCGTTCCGTCTGTGATAGCACCATGAAGACAGTACACTGTAACATATTTTGACATTACATAACTGTAGAGGAAACCTCCTTATGACAATCCACCACCGTCTTCTATATCATAAATCTCTTACTGGGTAGTCCTAACGCCAATGATAGGCTGAGTGCCTTAGAAAATAATTTATGAACTCCGTCAACTAACTGTACCAAAAGGAAGACGAGCACTGCATACACAGTGACAATGACAAGACCTTCAAATTAGGACAGAATAAATCTGCAAACCTGTAAAAAACTTTTCTGGTAAAGTCATTTAATGGTAGATGTAATGCATCATATCATAAATCATAGCAATGGACCTGCTTGCTGacttgcaaaaaaaacaaaaaaaaaacaaaaaaatcaacaacaacttatttataaaatatgcaaCTGAAAGAAAAAGTGTAACCTGTTTATTTAAGCAAAAACGTAGACAGTTCACTGTAATAGCTTTTATAACCATTTCTAGAGGACAGACACACCTAGACATAAActctatatatataaagtctattAAAGTTGTCATCAGCTGAATGTTTTCTATAGGTAACATACAAACTATCAATAACAACCACATTAATGTCATGCCAACATAAAAAGGTTTTTGAAAAGCTGCAAGTGTCGATATTATGTGGCATTAGGTCAAGAGAAAAAGCTTTGACAAATCAGAATAAATCAGTTGTTTATAATCGTGCAAAGTTCATTGGccaaaataatgtataattaaacaaatgttaataatttaaaataataataatactttaaaacaaaatgtttcggCTTTCCCATTCAAATCTATATTGATTACTGCTTATTAAACGGAATTAAATTATTGCACCTGTGGCACAAAACAACATGAGGACAATGTTTTTGCTAAAGCTAAGATTTGGTTTAAAAACTACTGGATGCACCTTAAACGCAACAATGGATAATAATCTTACCACGTTGGACGCCTTTGGCAACCCAGTCCGCTTTAAATATCTGAACTGTTGATCATTTCCAAATATTTTGCGACCCACAGGCTACATTAGCCAGTCTGCTAAGTGGACGTCCTCTCTCCTCCATGTGCTCACAGAAGCACGCGCATCGCGGTGGCGCTGTGCATAGTCTGATCAGGGCTTGACGTCACAGCACGACAACTTAATCTATTACTCcacaaaacaattataatttaactTGTGGCTCATAATTTTACCCTACATAGACTATTTAGCTTCATTATCATCCTAACAGTGATTGTAAATAACACAGTGCTTGACACTTACCCCGGTTTCAAGGACAACAGAAAGAAACTTAccctgactgatcttaaaatatatcagtgcctttgttttggtTCAAGATGCACAACAGTAACGTGTTTTCTGAGACATGTTTatgaaaaattacttaaatatcctaattgaactatggcctaatcctggtttaGTCTAAACCCTGTTTTTGAAACCAGGCCTAAAACTTTTACCCTAAATGACAACCTGTCAAGAAGAGAAGACAACAAGAAGAGGCTGTCTGTGGTAGACTTAACTTATTCAGGACTCCTGAACTTACTTCTTTGGAAGTTTACCTACATGGATCCAAGTTTGGTCATAAAAACATTTACCTGCTATAAAGAATGTAATATTCAtacccctggtttcacagacaaggcttaaacctagtcccagactaaaatgcatgtctgttctcttttttctgtaatatttgaaaatattttagtaCTATTGATTGGTCTCAAAATgcaaaccagtaaaaaaaaattttctaaGGAAAATTTATAAAAGATACTTAAAGGTCCTAAtggaactatggcctaatcctggcttaacctaaacctgtctgtgaaaccaagcCAAGACAAATTTGGACCCAAATTGGCACAGCAAATGTTTAGTCTGTGAATTTGTCCTCATCCATCCAGTACGGTTTCCATAATCTTAGCAGAATAACAAGACAAAATTAAATcagagaaaaaatgtaaatggagtATGAAAAGGAGCACGCACTGGATGTCATCTACCAAGCccttcacaattttttttagaaaacatggcacttttgagttgaaggtgaAGGAAAGAATAATCTCCTTATGAGACTCCTAATACCAGCATAGAAGGAAAGGGGACATCTTTTTGTACAACAGGTGCATCAGAGCTCTTACAAAAGTTAAATGCCAATGATATTGCATTTCATAACATTAAGCCAGCAGTTTTATAGTAAATTATATAGAGAAATTACTCTCAATATGTAACCAAAATCAGACTCCCATCTTTATATTCTTGTAGAATAAAATGCAGTTATCTGTAACAAAAATCAATGGGATGTGTGATTCAGTCTAAGTGGCTTTACATAAGGCACTGGCTTTGATGCTTCTAAATAGATAATGTAAATCTGACACAAGCATTAGTCATCCTAAAAAGCTACAAACAGATGACGGCATTGCCAAGGTAAATTATATGAAAACAGTCTTACATACACTGAATGTCAAATCAATTACACAAATGAGTGCATGACTGTATCTTAATGGATTGCCTAATTGAAGGCTTTGAAGTGGGTCATCAGGAGACTGAAAGATGCAGCAAAAAAGTAATGAGTTCACATTGAAGACAGGATTAACCCAAGAAAACAGTTTTATAGAGAAACGCATTTTATGATCCAGAAATCAACAGTATCTTGAATACATATGTGCAGTATGTACAaaacttacaaaaacaaaacattaagttAAGGCCAACAGTAAACAGAACTGCAGAccatttcattaataaaaataaaaaattaaatacaaataaatctaaCCTCCATTATGTTCAAACTGAGGCAGTGCTATTGTATAAATCGACGTCAGATTGCTCACTACGTCACTTGCCACACCCTCTAGACCTTGTATTGACGTTACCATACAAGGATGCTTAAAACAGGTTCAGTCCATAAATTAAGTCCAAGCAACTTAAGAACTGCTTAACTGCTCAAGTCTCCGTTTCAAATGTTCACATTTTCTCTTTAAATGCTCCTTAAGTGAAATAAGTCTTTGTTCATCTTCTTGCATACTCGCTATACACTCCGTCGCCTTCTTGAGTATCACTACTTTGGCAGCTTTCTCGTTGTTGGCCACGTCAGGAATCACGTCTCTCAGCGCGAAGAAACTGAGTTTGAGCTCGTTCCGCCTTTGCCGCTCGAGCACGTTATGAGTCCTGCGTTTGTCGTTATCCTCAGAGTCCGACGTCCTGGGACTCGAGCATTTTCTGTTGTGGTTAATTTGTTTAAACACCCGGATGGGACTCTCGAATTTAATCCGCTTGACCGCAGGCTGCTCACTCCGCGTAGATGGATGCGCAGCGTAATTGTGTTGGTGAATATTAACGTGACACCGCTTGAGGACAACGGGGCTTTGATGCGTTGAGTGGGCGTCAGGCTTTCTCACAGACTTTCTCTTTTCCACCGTGACAACGTCGAtttcctcctcctcttcgtcATCTAGATGGattaaaaagcaaaaatagaCGTCAATTTGCAGCTCTGCTTATTCATAGTAGACAGTTTAGCGTAGACTGGCGTGCAGTGGGCGTGTGTGCCTTTACGCAATTGACGCTACAATCTAGGATTAACGCTTTAACCACCAGATTCTCTGGTTAAAAAAACCAATACGCAGCAATAATTACAGCTTATAAATCTTAACTTATTTAAGTGTAAGCCGATCAGTCAAACGAGTACATTTCAtcagcattaaaaaaagcagTCTATAACTCACCGGAATCACTGTCACTGCTGCTGCAGCTGCTCCCACTATTAGGTGGAGTATCCAGTGGCACGGTTGTGGAAGTCGGTGTGGATGACGGTTTACACGACTTTGAGCTGTCAGTCAACGAAAAAGGAAACACTACTGATGGGTCAATGCACTGTGAGGCAGGGGTGCTCATGTCCTGAAGGTAGCTGACGTTAGAGCTGGACCGAAAGCAGTCCACGGAGTCGCTCCTGGACGACTCTCTCCTCGCCGCCTGCAGCGACGCTAATCTCTCCGACACCGCCTTCTCCAGTTTGGCCGCGGCGGAGAAACCACTCCACATACAGTCCTGAATGATAATCGACTTCAGAAAAGACTGAGAGTAATCCGCGTCGCAAATAAAACTGTGGTTGACCACGTCGTCCCCGAGAAACTCTGAAACCATTTCCAGCTGGTCGGCCGTGGAGGGGAAGGGGTCTGACAGCGAGGGACACCGGCTCGGGGACAGCGGCGGAGTGGGCAGCAGTTCAAACTTCTTCCATATATCTTCACTGGGCGCCGGTGGCTGTCCGTGCTGGTGGTTATAGAAATCCTCATCCTCGTTGTCGAAATAGAAATAGGGCTGGTAGGAGTCGTATtcgtaatcataatcataatttttaCTCGCCATACTTGAATTCAGCGGCATGGTGAATGCCTGTGAAGAATACATTATGGTTAAATTCATCTTAAGCCTAAACTTCAGTTAAGTACAGTTTCCTACAAACGCATCAACTTACTGAATGTGGTACGCATTAAGTAATACAGAACACAAGTCATGTAACGTTAAACCTATGTTTTTTATCTTATGGTACAATTGTTTTAATGACCAGTAGTTCGCCTAATatatatgcacaaataaatggataaaaaagtAAAGAATGAGAATAAATCATAATTCAGACAGACTTACCGTAGCTGTGGTGCTACTCAATGAAAACTGACACTATGGTCAGATGTCAGTGTATGTGAACTATCAGGTGAATGGAAGTCCAAAGTGTGAGTGAGTAGGTCGCGCCGCTCAACCTACGGCTGCTTGTCATCTGCAAGATTTCGAACAGCTGCTCCCGCGGGTTTTAATACTACGGATTGTTTTCCTCCTCTTGATATTCATGCGCCGTTCCCGCCAAATGTGAAAGATGAACAGAACATAGACGTTTCTTGTTAGTTATTCTAGTAACATGTCATTGATACAGTGGCTATTGTATGCAACAATGAAAAAAGATATTTAAGACGTGGCGTTATTTAATGAAAACGAGTCATGGAACTACTTGCCAGCGCGGACTTATTCCGGGCGGAGCCTTGTTGCACATTGAGTTTAGCAGGAGGGTGACTCCGAGAATCTATGCTCTGTAGTAGTAGCCTACACCTGAACCCAAAATCACGTCTTATTGACACAGTTTACAAGCTCCCCTCACAGTTGTTTGTGTTGGGTGTCAGAAGGGGCGATTTTATTTACAACCACAAATAGGCCTATGTAActgttgattaaaataaatacgcAGACGTCCTAATTATCCAAATGAATTGTTTCTGATAATTACATTAAAGCAATCCGACTGTTATTTTCAAGAATGAGAATTATTCCCTTTTATTGTAGTGTCTATTGTTAATTAATGCAGTTACTGTCGCTATTTGCGTTAAAGTAGGCGAATACTGTAAGCTATTtaatcatcaccatcatcataagCATTAAGATTAGAGTACATTTTATGACTGATTATCGAAATAAGTCTGATATAGTGTTTGATCTTGACCTGATGGATAAGGAGCAAATGTTCTTGATTTATTCAGAAGTGGTTAGTACTTCCCTCTGGTGGccatctgtaatatatatatatatatatatatatatatatatatatacacacacacacacacacacacacacacacacacacacacacacacacacacacacacacacacacatttttacagtctatggcttTAACTTAATTGAgtgatattaataattatttctctgACACAAACATTGAATTTATTGTCAGTAATAAAGCTTTTAAATTGAGTATTATATTAAACAGCATTCAATTTACTTTTAAGAGGATTTTTCTGGAGACTATTTTTTAATCTTAATAGGATTTAGAATTGTTGAATACATTGATTTAATTATTGCACTTGTATAAtccttaataatttaattttcttgtgtttaaaatattttatatatttttttagattttttgttatTGATATAAGTATCTTCTGCTCAAAAAGgcttaatgtattttaaaaaatatagtaaaacagtaatattgtgaagtattactACAATAAGGAAAACGTTCTATTTTATTTAgttgactttttttaaaatgtaatttatttctgtaaaggcaaagctgatttttcagcatctttactccagtcttcagcgtggTCCTCCACAAATCATTCCAGTATGCTCAGTTTGATGCTTAAGATTGATTTCTTATTATCAAACAGTTGAACTGCTCTTTTTTAAAAAGTCAGAGAATACTTCAATGGCCGACAAGCTCAAtattgatgaaaaaaagaaaagagtaaaaatacACTGCATTACATTTCAAGTCCTCTAAAGCAATATTGAAAGGTTTATGTGATAACCTAAACTTTGTTtttcatagaaaacatttgtgGTTACATTCCCTTTTTCCACTTGGGcattctattataaataaatatttttgctttccacagaaaaataaaaaccttaaagCTTAAAAAATAGAAGACCGGTGAGTAGGGAGGTTATTTTCTGTGTGGACTTAATACTTTTCAAGTTATGCTCAACATGACATAGTGATGTGTGATATATGGCTGAGCACAGATTCATCAGGCATGCACTCCTCGACCACAGGGGTCCTTCTGGGAACCAACAGGTCTGCTTTACTACCAGACATTCAACTCAACTCATCTCATCCTCCCTTCATTTGCATAATGCCAAAGGCCCATGTTTAGCCATGAGAGAGGATCCTGGTTGTGGGAGAGTGCTGAGGGAAGTGGGGAGGGCTGGGCTTTCACATTGGGTTTACTATTAAAGGTTTTTTCTTTTCACACTTGTGCCAAGTGTGCGAAAG from Carassius auratus strain Wakin unplaced genomic scaffold, ASM336829v1 scaf_tig00024920, whole genome shotgun sequence includes:
- the LOC113078257 gene encoding transcriptional regulator Myc-B-like, whose translation is MPLNSSMASKNYDYDYEYDSYQPYFYFDNEDEDFYNHQHGQPPAPSEDIWKKFELLPTPPLSPSRCPSLSDPFPSTADQLEMVSEFLGDDVVNHSFICDADYSQSFLKSIIIQDCMWSGFSAAAKLEKAVSERLASLQAARRESSRSDSVDCFRSSSNVSYLQDMSTPASQCIDPSVVFPFSLTDSSKSCKPSSTPTSTTVPLDTPPNSGSSCSSSDSDSDDEEEEEIDVVTVEKRKSVRKPDAHSTHQSPVVLKRCHVNIHQHNYAAHPSTRSEQPAVKRIKFESPIRVFKQINHNRKCSSPRTSDSEDNDKRRTHNVLERQRRNELKLSFFALRDVIPDVANNEKAAKVVILKKATECIASMQEDEQRLISLKEHLKRKCEHLKRRLEQLSSS